The sequence AACTTCTTAGGCGAATCTCTTTGTCAGGATATTTATGAATGTTCTCTGAAAAAAAGTCACCAACAATGATTTCTATGCCTAATTCTTCTAAAATCTCACGCCTCAGTGATTGCTCTGGAGTCTCACCTTCTTCTATCTTACCCCCTGGGAATTCCCACATGTTTTCTAAGGAATCACCTTCTGGCCTTTGGGCTATTAGTATTCTTCCTTCATGTATAATAATGGCTGCACATACCTCAATCATTTTGATCTCCCTAAGTTGTTTTAATTGCTGTATAGTAATACTCCTGTTCATGCCCACCATGGGGCTGATAATCAAAACCAAATTTTTCTAGTTCTTTTACTATTCCTTCGGATTGAGTGGCATCTGCAGCTTCTAATCTTATAACTATCCTATCATTTAGTTTCATGTTTTGAAGTTGTTCCCTTAATCGGTATAAGTCATTGCGTGTAATTTCACTTCCACAGTTAAACGCAAATTCTGCCATATATTAACCTCCTTAGATTAGCTTTTATTTTATATAGTCTTTTTAGTATTTAACTAGTTTGATGTTTTTATTAAAACATTTTCACACTAACCTCTAAATTTATATTGGTTTTCCAATTAAATCAAACTCCATTTATCCTTTCAAAAAAAAAAATGTAATAATTTTGTCATAAAAAGAAGGTTTTTAGCGAATAGTGTCGAAATAATAAATAAAGAAATTTTCTTTACATTCACCCTAATATGTTAATTTTGATGTTTTCTTCACATGAACATGTATTAGGACGATGCCCTAGGAAAGGAGGTAATTTACTGAATGTAAAGAAGCATTTGTTAGTCAGTGAGCTGTTGCATTTATTATCTAATACTAAAAAGAGAGGTGCTAACAATGGAAAAACAAAGAGAGCAATGGGGATCTAGAATTGGTTTTATTTTTGCTGCAGCTGGTTCGGCAATTGGCTTAGGAAATATCTGGCGTTTCCCCACCGAGGTAGGTAGAAATGGTGGTGGAGCTTTTGTGCTATTATATTTATTGATTATTTTTGCCATAGGTATTCCTGTAATGATTTCCGAGTTGTCTGTAGGTAGAAAGGGACAAAAAAATATCGTAGGCTCCTTCACATCTATAAAAAATACTCCTTTATGGCACGTGGTTGGTTTCATGGGAGTTTTAGCTGGGTTTATTATTCTAAGTTTTTATTCTGTAATTGCTGGATGGGGCGTTAGTTATATATTTAAATTTCTAAACGGAACCTTTACTGGTGGATTATCCGGCAGCGAAGTAGAAGCTGTTTTCGCTGGCCTTTCTGGTAACGCCATTCAACCTCTATTTTGGCATTTAGTCTTCATGGCTATGACAACCTACATTGTAGTTAAGGGTATTGGTAACGGAATAGAAAAGTATAGCAAACTTTTAATGCCTGCACTTTTTGGTCTATTGTTTATCCTTGCAATACGTGCAGTTACTTTAGACGGAGCTATGGAAGGGGTTATCTGGTTTTTAAAGCCTGATTTTACGGAAATAGGTATCAAAACCATATTTGGTGCTTTGGGTCAAGTTTTCTTTAGTTTAAGTTTGGGTATGGGTGCCATCTTGACCTATGGTAGTTATTTAGGTAAAAAAGAAAATATCCCTTCAAACGCAATGCTAATTTCTTTTGCTGACCTTTCAATTGCAATATTGGCAGGACTAATCATTATCCCAGCAGTATTTGCTTTCGGCCTGGAACCTAACGCTGGTCCAGCTTTAATCTTCATTACTTTACCTGCTGTATTCGGAGCAATGCCATTGGGCAACCTGTTTGGTGGCTTATTCTTTATACTATTAACCATAGCGGCCTTAACTTCCTCTATATCACTGTTGGAGGTAGTTGTTGCTTACTTTATTGATGAGTTGAAGTGGGATAGAAAAAAATCTGCTATACTAGCTGGTATTGCTATATTTGTATTAGGTATACCTTCCTCACTATCCCAAGGATTATGGAGTGGAATATCAATCTTCGGAATGGATTTCTTAGACCTAGCAGATAGTTTTACCGCTAAAATTCTATTACCTTTAGGTGGGTTAATGACAGTAATCTTCGTTGGATGGGTTTGGGGTGGAAAGAACGCCCTTGAGCATATTCGTCAAGAGGGTGTTAAGTTTAAGCTAGGTGGTATATGGATTAACCTAGTGAAGTACGTAATGCCATTTGTATTGCTTTATATTCTTATAAGTGGATTCCTAAATTAAGGTAATATTTAATCTAAATGCCCCATTTTATAAAAATGGGGCATTTTTTTATTATTAATTTCCTTTAACTCTTTTGCTTAAATGAATTATGCAATCAAAAGGGTAGCACTCCATATGCTTGCTTGTAAATACATTTGTAGTATTTCATCTAAATTAATACTAAGACCTTCACAATAGTGGTGAACTAATTCCCAGTCACCTACTTCGTATGCCAGTATAAGTCCATATAGATCTGATAATGGCCCTTTATCTCCAACATATGCATTTTTTATATCTGATGAAATAGGTAGGTGTTCCAATAACACATTCCATTGCACATTCATAAAGCCATCTAACATAGACATCAAACCCAATAAAAAGCATTCTTTACTTCTATAATTAAGCTCGCATTTCAATGAAATTAATTCGGCAAATCTAGCCCTTGTAATTGACACTCTAGTGAGTTCTTGAGGTTTATCCTCACCTATTTCCCTCAATGATATAATTGTTACCCAGTTTTTTATTTCGTCTATTCCAAGTAACGCTAGTGCGTGCTTAATAGACTTAATTTCAGAAACAAATGTGAAAGCAGCGGAATTTAAAAGTCTTAGAAGCTTGTATGATAAAGCAACATCTTTTTCAATAATGTTGGTGATTTTATCAAAAGTTGGGTTATCTTCGTTTATTTCATTTAAAAGTTGTAGAACAGACAGCCTATGTGGAGATATGTCTTTGTAAGTAATAACCTCCGGCTTACTAAAAAAATATCCCTGAAAGTAAGAAAAGCCATGATCAACAGCCCAGTTAAAGTCCTCCATGGTTTCAACTTTTTCTGCCAAGAACCTTATTTTTCCGTTGCGTGTGTTCTTTATTATATTAATGCACTCATTTTTAGACGTATTAAATAAATCAATCTTTATTATATCTACATGATTTTTTATTAGTTCAAATTCCTCATAGTAAGTAAAGTCATCCATTGCTACTGTATACCCTGATTCTTTAAGCTTGATTATGGCAGCGACTACATCATAATCAAGAGTTATGTTTTCCAAAACCTCAATTGCAATTAAGTCTTTTCTAAATAGTAATGGCGTATTGTTTAATAATAAGTTTTTAGTAAAGTTTATAAATGCTTTTTTTCCTGAGGTTATTGTTTCTATGTTATTGATTAAAATACTGTTGTTTATAACATCGGATGTGGCAAAATCACCATCAATCATTCCACTATAGTTTTTATTGCTAAAACGATATAAGAGTTCATATGATACAACTTCCTTTAGTTTGTTAAAAATTGGTTGACGTGCCAAAAATACATCCATTATGTCGTACACCTCTAATCATAATTTCTATTGTTGCATTATTCTACATTTATTTCCACAATCCCTCCATAAAAAATCAATAATAGTATTTTTTCTTATTTTCTCCCGTTCAACCTAGGGAAAAGTTTTAGTTTAATTAAAAAAAATATATACTAAAATGATTTTATCTAATGTATAATATTTATAGTACAGAAATAATTTACACATTAAAGGAGTAGTATAAATGCTTAGAGATTTTAAAACACAAACTATATCTAAACTTCCTAATCTTTTTTTTGGTTTCTTTCTATGTAGCTTTGGTATCACAATGATGTACAAAGCCCGCGATTTAGGTTTAGGTCCTTGGGACGTTTTCCATACGGGGGTTATGAATTTTGTCCCTTTAACCTTTGGTCAGATTTCACAATTGGCTGGCTTTATTGTTATTTTGCTAAGTATGTTTCTAGGGATTATGCCTGGTTTAGGAACATTGCTTAACATGATTTTTGTGGGACTATTTATCGATTTAATAGATCACAGCCCATTACTTTTTACCCCGGGTACATTTTGGGGTAAACTAATAATGTTGCAAACAGGAGTGTGGATTTTGAGTTTGGGGATATTCTTTTATTTAAAAAGTGGATTAGGTGCAGGACCTAGGGATGGATTAATGCTAGGTTTAGTAAGAAGACTTAATCTAAAGGTTGCTACTGTTAAAACAACAATAGAAGTCTTAATTCTAGTCCTAGGCGCTTTATTAGGTGGAAAAGTAGGATTAGGAACAGTTGTGGTCGCTTTGTCCATGGGCTACGCTATCCAAGTTGTTTTTAAAATTGGTAAATATGATGTTAAGACAGTAAACCATAGAACACTAAAAGATGAGTTTGTATTATTGAGAAAAACAGCTTAGTAGAAGAGTTTATTAGGAAGCAAGAAATAAAAGGTGGTGAGGTTATGTCAGATATTAAAATATCTTCTGAAGCCAAAGAGTATATAAAGCAAAAAGGGATAAATGCAATCTCAATAAATGTTGTTGTTTCAGGTTCATCTTGATGTGGTACAACGTATAGGTCTGAGGTTCAGACTAAAGCACCGAAAAATACCACCAGCTACAATTTACACCAAGTTGATGGTATAGATGTTTATATTAACCGCAACGTACCCATTAAACCTGACAAAGGTTTGAGTGTTGTTTTGTCTGGTTTATGGATTATAAAAAAGTTAACAATAGATGACGAGTAGAAAACTACTTTTTCCACTGACTTAGAAATGAATTTCATAAAAAATAACTAAAGCCGTCACTAGTCACAGTGATGGCTTTAGTTATTTTGCTTTGTATTTTTATCTTATATTCTTAAGGTGGCATGGCATATTTATCCCATTATAACCTCAACAACATGCTCCACACCATCATCTACCATGTTTATTTCTTTATCTACTTTTTCTCCATCCACATATATCTCATCAACGCCTTTGTTAATTCCTTTAGGATTTCTGATGGTTATCTGATATGGAGTATTACCATGAACGTAGCTAATGTGGTACTTGTTCCATTCTTTAGGTATACATGGGTTAAACATGAGTTTATCCCCATATGTTTTTAATCCTAGAATATGTTCAATACCAACACGGTACATCCATCCAGCTGCACCTGTATACCATGTCCAACCTCCTCTACCTACATGGGGAGATACCGCGTAGACATCCGCTGCTAAAACATATGGTTCAACTTTATAGGTGTTACTTTCTATTGGTGTACGGGAATGGTTTATTGGGTTTACCATATTATATAGTTCCCAGGCTTTATCACCATCACCATACATGGCATAAGCATTGATTACCCAAATTGCTGCATGGGTATATTGCCCTCCATTTTCTCGAACACCAGGAACATATCCCTTGATATAACCTGGTTTTTGGTCACTGTTGTCAAAGGGTGGTGTAAAAAGTTGTATCAAGCCTTGATCCCTTTTAACTAGATATTTTTCTACAGATTCCATGGCCTTATCAATTCTTTCTTTGTTCTTACCGCCGCCTGAAATTATTGACCAAGTCTGTCCTAGGGAGTCTATGATACACTCTGTGTTTTTAGATGAGCCCAGTGGACTACCATCATCATAAAATGCCCTTAAGTACCATTCACCATCCCAGGCATTTTTCTCTATGTTTTCAGCGATTTCTTCAGCAACTTTGATGTAACGAATTCCCCTTTCCTCGTCACCCATATGCTTAAGTATTGGCAGAAAGTCTTTAAGTATTTTGTGTATAAACCAGCCCAGCCAGATACTTTCTCCCTTCCCTTTGTTGCCCACTGTACTCATACCGTCATTCCAGTCTCCCGAACCCATAAGTGGTATGCCATTTTCACCAAATCTTAGTCCACGCTCAATGGCTCTGATGCAGTGTTCGTAAACAGTGGCCTTTTCAGTTGAAATCCTTGGTATGCCGTAACGTTCATCCTCTTTTCCCAGTGGTTCATCTTCTAAGAAATGGGTTTCTTCGTTAAGCAAATCGAAGTCCCCTGTATTTTTCACATAATCTGCTGTAACCAGTGGCAACCATAAAAGGTCATCGGAGAATCTAGTCCTGATTCCTTTATCCCCAGCACC comes from Alkalicella caledoniensis and encodes:
- the mutT gene encoding 8-oxo-dGTP diphosphatase MutT, translating into MIEVCAAIIIHEGRILIAQRPEGDSLENMWEFPGGKIEEGETPEQSLRREILEELGIEIIVGDFFSENIHKYPDKEIRLRSYLCSVVDGQPTNEFHQKIIWVPVAGLAEYLFAPADIPFIRKLETFAIDVD
- a CDS encoding sodium-dependent transporter, encoding MEKQREQWGSRIGFIFAAAGSAIGLGNIWRFPTEVGRNGGGAFVLLYLLIIFAIGIPVMISELSVGRKGQKNIVGSFTSIKNTPLWHVVGFMGVLAGFIILSFYSVIAGWGVSYIFKFLNGTFTGGLSGSEVEAVFAGLSGNAIQPLFWHLVFMAMTTYIVVKGIGNGIEKYSKLLMPALFGLLFILAIRAVTLDGAMEGVIWFLKPDFTEIGIKTIFGALGQVFFSLSLGMGAILTYGSYLGKKENIPSNAMLISFADLSIAILAGLIIIPAVFAFGLEPNAGPALIFITLPAVFGAMPLGNLFGGLFFILLTIAALTSSISLLEVVVAYFIDELKWDRKKSAILAGIAIFVLGIPSSLSQGLWSGISIFGMDFLDLADSFTAKILLPLGGLMTVIFVGWVWGGKNALEHIRQEGVKFKLGGIWINLVKYVMPFVLLYILISGFLN
- a CDS encoding EAL and HDOD domain-containing protein, with amino-acid sequence MDVFLARQPIFNKLKEVVSYELLYRFSNKNYSGMIDGDFATSDVINNSILINNIETITSGKKAFINFTKNLLLNNTPLLFRKDLIAIEVLENITLDYDVVAAIIKLKESGYTVAMDDFTYYEEFELIKNHVDIIKIDLFNTSKNECINIIKNTRNGKIRFLAEKVETMEDFNWAVDHGFSYFQGYFFSKPEVITYKDISPHRLSVLQLLNEINEDNPTFDKITNIIEKDVALSYKLLRLLNSAAFTFVSEIKSIKHALALLGIDEIKNWVTIISLREIGEDKPQELTRVSITRARFAELISLKCELNYRSKECFLLGLMSMLDGFMNVQWNVLLEHLPISSDIKNAYVGDKGPLSDLYGLILAYEVGDWELVHHYCEGLSINLDEILQMYLQASIWSATLLIA
- a CDS encoding YczE/YyaS/YitT family protein, whose product is MLRDFKTQTISKLPNLFFGFFLCSFGITMMYKARDLGLGPWDVFHTGVMNFVPLTFGQISQLAGFIVILLSMFLGIMPGLGTLLNMIFVGLFIDLIDHSPLLFTPGTFWGKLIMLQTGVWILSLGIFFYLKSGLGAGPRDGLMLGLVRRLNLKVATVKTTIEVLILVLGALLGGKVGLGTVVVALSMGYAIQVVFKIGKYDVKTVNHRTLKDEFVLLRKTA